CCGATAGAGTGCTCCATCCGGTCCACACGTCTCACCAGCCTGAGAGACAGGAACAGAGAGCCACACATGTCAAACTACTACAGCTGTGATCctaaatgttattatttaataaatactTGTTTGTTAATGTATTCGTTATCAACTACAAACCCTCCTGTGGTGGAAGCTCGTAAAACACAGTTGTAGTAATATTAAATGTCATAGTTACAGCTGTTGATAAATACTGTGCattaatacaaaaagaaaatgtttttatagcaaCATACATTTATAGTGTattatgaataaatgtttatattttgggGGAATAAAGATTAAGTGTTATTAATGCATTATAATCAGTAAGTTGACTAGAGAGAaactaaataattataaaaactcTTACACTTGAAACTCCTCATAGGAGACACCACCCGAGCTGCTGCCACGGCGACGGGAGCTGTGGCCGCTGTCCTCGTCGTCGTCTTCCTCCGAGTCTTCTTGGGTGCGAGGGAAGCTCCGCCCGCTGCTGGGTCTAGTCAGCGAATTACGTTCCAGATCCAAGTCCTCCTAGCATACgagcagaaacacactgagcaTCTGCAGGTGCTGTGTACGCTGTCACTGTGTGATTACTATTCAGTCACCAAAACCAAACAGGGACGAACTGCTGACGCcatcactcactctctctttctccaggtCGTCTCTCATTTGCTGGTGCTCGTGCTCTGTCAGCTCCTGGTCGCCATCATGATCGTACTTGGCAAATATGGCCTGAATCTCTGCATCTGTGTGGCCCTTTCTGAGCAAAGAAGGAAACAACCAACACTCAGCATCAAACAAAAATTCAAACCCAAGCTTTACGTTCATATCactataattaaaatgttttggtaTGATTTGAGTTTCTGCTCACCCTTTAAGATCCTGACGGAGCTCATCAAAGTTCAGTTTGCCCCCTGCCTGACGGAGGCTGTCAGAGATGTCATCTACCGCCGTCTTCTTCAGTCTTAACTTCATCAAAGCTTTGTTACAGCCCTAAGGGATGGAGGTCAGAGAAACACTTATTACATCACCATCACATCTGTATTCACTTTAACATGTCTGCATCATGGTGGAGAACTTTTACAATCTTACTTTAGGGGATGTCTTTAAActaagcaacaacaacaacactgtgaAATGGATCTAGTAAAATGAATCGAAGTCGGTGTGAGACAGTCctatttctttttcctttttggtttgtgtgccattgttttttttccaaaacctTTTTGACAAAATGGCACATATGACATGTCACAAGGTGAATTCAGCATCATTTCATGTGGTTTTCTGATGGTGGTGTAGAAGTGGGTCATGGCTGCCGTCACACTGTGATAAGAATATGTCTCTGGTTGTCAAAGCTCTAACTTCCTGCCACTGGTCCTGCCTGAGTGCACTGGGACAGTTTTAGATTGACGACCACAGAATTGAGTAGGTTTCTCTTATGACTGTCAACTTATTTAACAGCCACAAAGGAGCCTGTCAAAAGATTATAATGCTATCATGAAATACATCAAGCTTCAGATTAAACATGTGTAACTCCAGCTGCAAATATCCAGAAGAAAACCCGGATATTTTCGAATATGTGGATACAACTACATATTCGAAACAGTGATGAGACTAGAAATAGACATTTAAGGTGTAATGATCCTTCACATTATTGTCATGACCGCTAATGCTAATTTAATGTAAATCTGCCTGGCCACAATAAATGATGCCTGTAGTTCTATACCTTCTTGATGAGGTCCGTCATCTCCATCTCAGACCTCTGCTGCGACATGTCAGCCTTCACCTCAGAGTAGGAGTCATTGATGATGGCCAGGAACATGTTctgcacagaaagagaaaagagaaaatcattCCTCGTGTTTTTCACATCACAGGCAAACTGTAATAATTCAACACTGCTCATCCTGCTCACCATAAGAatgaagaagataaagaagaCAAAGGTGGTGAAGTAGATTGGTCCGAGCACTGGGTTCGCCTCCTCGATCTCAGAGAACTCAAAGTCTCCCAGGATGATACGGAACTGGGTAAAACTACACAAACATGACAACATTAGGAAACATCGGCCGTCAGAAGTATTTGTATATTTCTCGACCATACTTCGAATATTCTTACATGCTGGCTTGGAATGTGCTGAAATCGTTGACTTGGGTTCCAAACACCAAGTAAGCCAGCTGAGCATACGCcaggaagatgatgaagaacaTGATGGCGAAACCCACGAGGTCCTTAGCACAGCGTGACATGGTGCTGGACAGCTGACTCATGGTCTTGTTGAAGTTGATGAACTTAAAAAGCTGAAAGGGCGTGAAAACTTACTGTTAGCATCAGTTCATCGTGTTTCCATTGTAGTAATTTGGAGTGATTATAAACTGAAGTAGGTGAAGTTTTATACCTTGACCCAGGAAAAAAAGACGATGACTGCAGCCACGTTGTTGAACTGGACCTGCAGGTTGGCTAAGGGCTGAAAATTGGCGTGAGAACTGTCGTTCTCCAACAGGCCTTTGAGGCAACTGCCAACCATGGCTGTTCTGGTTATGTTCATGATGATGGCAACAACACTCAACTGGAAAAAGAGCAGACACAGCAAACAACAGTCAGACTATTACAATTATGGCTGTATCACTTTGATAATATCCCATACGAGCTTGATACACACcaccaaaatgaaaacatccagACAGTTCCACAGGCTCTTGAAGTAATGCAGCCGGTGGATGCGGATCTCcaacacctcctccaccacgtAGTACAGGATGAATATGCAGAATGCCAcctcacacacagccacaaaatAGTCCCAGCTGGACACGTAACGCATCAGACGCACTGTTTGGAACTGCCAGGAGGTCACGACCCCACCGGTGGCCGGGAACTCCGCCAGCAATCTGACGAATCCACCAGAATGTAGGAACTATCAGTGCTCATACAATCACAgctacaaactgttttaatgcagaaacaaatcaagatAAACTGCAAAGACAGAATGTAAATCAAGAATCTGGTAAAAATGTGTAtgtttgcttttccttttttgtgattttgttgcGGTGAAACTTAAAGTGTTTCAGTAAAGCGCTATCAAATGTTTGTGACTGACGACTCACCTAGCGATACAGAAGAGGTTGATGTTTCTATTGTAGACGGAGAAGTCGAGGAAGACGGCTCTCGTGCCCCTGTCCAACCACAGGTGGTCTTTGAGAAACTGCAGCTGGATAACTGACTCCTCTTTCGTACGAGACAGATCTTGGTAGTATCCTCCGCCTCCGTATTTAGAAACCTGACCCCAATAACTGCTGCCATTCATCTCACTCTCTGTTGTATAGACCCACCTGGCAGACACCAAGAGGAAAGAAATTAGGAAGCACCTCTAGTCGTCTTTGAAGATGATACAATAAcaattgttttttaacataacTGACCATTAAGAAAAAGGTTTTGGGCTTGAACTGATCATTTATCAATTTGCACTGATTATTAAGTCCACTTCTTTCAAACTAACATCACAGACTTACGCAGTTCCATTCCTGGGGCCAAAGGAGGTGGTGTCCTCGTTGGTTGGGGTGTACATGTTGTAGCAGTCCTGAACCTCGTCTCTCAGATCCTGGTGGATGGAGCAGGACTCGTTGTGGACTTTGATCTGTCGGAGGCGCGGCACCCCGAGGAGGAGATTCTCATAGTAGATGAGACTGTGATTCTCTGGCAGACTCTTGTTGTTGTACCACACTTCCCAGTACATGCTGTTGAGGAATGGCCCCTCTGTGAACTACAAGTTCCAGAAAGTCAGGATTTTGGTACAAATGTAAAAGATTTACAGCTAAAATCGATTAATACCAAAGCAGAGATGAGTTTCATTTTACCTTCCAGAAATCCTCCATTGTTGAGAGGTCCCTGAAAGTGAAAGAGTCTCCAGCAGACAGTGGTGTGTCCAGGAAAAGCTGAGACATGACTTTGGTATAGTAGTACATGTTGGCACTCACCATCCCGTAGGTCACTGCAGAGCAAACATAACCATCAGTAAAAGTACGTAGAATGTGATTTATTTCTAATACAACAATAGTCATGAGAcataaattaaaacagaaactgtGTGAATGCTTTATGTCAACATAAGCATGCTGTTTACATCCCGTGTGACCCCGATGAGACTTGATAAATTGATTAAACGTTTCTCATCTGTACATTACTGTTCCCTGTAGCACACAGTAGTCATCATAAAGTAGCTCTGGAAACAGTCCAGCTCTGCCTGGCAGAAAAGGCCTTAATCCCGCCCGCCAGGAAAACATTTCCTGATCCACCCTCAACCACAGTTTGGCGTTTTTCATCGCAGAAGAGAAACGAGAGTAGAGAGACTTTCCCAGTTGTTTTCTCATCAAactaatttgaattatttttgcCAATCCAAAATGCTGTCCTCAACTTGTTGGAATTCAAGCTCCCTGATAACTATGAGTGAGATTTCCCACTGCCAAAACCATGAAgcacacactgtttaaagtttGGAAAGTAACTTTTGGGCAACAGGAAAGATGCCCAGACGTATTTGGTGCCACAATTTAAAGAGCTTTCTATGACTCACTTGGATCAATTGTCAAGGAATGACTTCACAGGCAATTTCTTTATGGATGTTTCACTCGGCACAATGTGCTTATTATGTGCTTGTTCCTATGACAGTCTGAATGTTTCCTTTCTGCAGCTTGTTAATACTGCACAGGCCGTCACTTAGAATGACTTGGCCCATTTCTCATTTGGCTTTCAGGAAAAATTAAAATCAGGTTATAGCCATAGCCCGTGTTTACATCCGCTACAATTCAGCTGTCGTCTTGTCAGGTGTTTGAGAGTCGAGTGCTTACTTACATATACAAATAGTGATGAGGAATGCAATATACGTGAGCATCTCCCTCAGCACGTTCCTGAGGTATCTCTCTCGACTGCTGTCACTGTCCTCCATCAGCTCTGTCCCCCAAAGAACTGCAAA
This is a stretch of genomic DNA from Paralichthys olivaceus isolate ysfri-2021 chromosome 8, ASM2471397v2, whole genome shotgun sequence. It encodes these proteins:
- the pkd2 gene encoding polycystin-2 isoform X2 → MSSSRVRPQQPPQSQTGRLPHRLDSSEGIEMENIQHQEPGLGGVMATPSPPSRQAWSRDNPGFEPEDEIMEADWPQASPGRRSVSTASSSSCSSGLGSYTGGGSSPHIPRGGLYPTPTVDAQQQERHEHRSCLKQILHKIRILWGTELMEDSDSSRERYLRNVLREMLTYIAFLITICILTYGMVSANMYYYTKVMSQLFLDTPLSAGDSFTFRDLSTMEDFWKFTEGPFLNSMYWEVWYNNKSLPENHSLIYYENLLLGVPRLRQIKVHNESCSIHQDLRDEVQDCYNMYTPTNEDTTSFGPRNGTAWVYTTESEMNGSSYWGQVSKYGGGGYYQDLSRTKEESVIQLQFLKDHLWLDRGTRAVFLDFSVYNRNINLFCIARLLAEFPATGGVVTSWQFQTVRLMRYVSSWDYFVAVCEVAFCIFILYYVVEEVLEIRIHRLHYFKSLWNCLDVFILVLSVVAIIMNITRTAMVGSCLKGLLENDSSHANFQPLANLQVQFNNVAAVIVFFSWVKLFKFINFNKTMSQLSSTMSRCAKDLVGFAIMFFIIFLAYAQLAYLVFGTQVNDFSTFQASIFTQFRIILGDFEFSEIEEANPVLGPIYFTTFVFFIFFILMNMFLAIINDSYSEVKADMSQQRSEMEMTDLIKKGCNKALMKLRLKKTAVDDISDSLRQAGGKLNFDELRQDLKGKGHTDAEIQAIFAKYDHDGDQELTEHEHQQMRDDLEKERDLDLERNSLTRPSSGRSFPRTQEDSEEDDDEDSGHSSRRRGSSSGGVSYEEFQVLVRRVDRMEHSIGSIVSKIDAVIVKLETMERAKLKRRDVLGRLLDGVMEDERLGRDTDAHREQMERLVREELERWESDDMASQVSHPQLATGVGPRPRPSSSLSTDGLDTSTNGSGHV
- the pkd2 gene encoding polycystin-2 isoform X1; the encoded protein is MSSSRVRPQQPPQSQTGRLPHRLDSSEGIEMENIQHQEPGLGGVMATPSPPSRQAWSRDNPGFEPEDEIMEADWPQASPGRRSVSTASSSSCSSGLGSYTGGGSSPHIPRGGLYPTPTVDAQQQERHEHRSCLKQILHKIRILWGTELMEDSDSSRERYLRNVLREMLTYIAFLITICILTYGMVSANMYYYTKVMSQLFLDTPLSAGDSFTFRDLSTMEDFWKFTEGPFLNSMYWEVWYNNKSLPENHSLIYYENLLLGVPRLRQIKVHNESCSIHQDLRDEVQDCYNMYTPTNEDTTSFGPRNGTAWVYTTESEMNGSSYWGQVSKYGGGGYYQDLSRTKEESVIQLQFLKDHLWLDRGTRAVFLDFSVYNRNINLFCIARLLAEFPATGGVVTSWQFQTVRLMRYVSSWDYFVAVCEVAFCIFILYYVVEEVLEIRIHRLHYFKSLWNCLDVFILVLSVVAIIMNITRTAMVGSCLKGLLENDSSHANFQPLANLQVQFNNVAAVIVFFSWVKLFKFINFNKTMSQLSSTMSRCAKDLVGFAIMFFIIFLAYAQLAYLVFGTQVNDFSTFQASIFTQFRIILGDFEFSEIEEANPVLGPIYFTTFVFFIFFILMNMFLAIINDSYSEVKADMSQQRSEMEMTDLIKKGCNKALMKLRLKKTAVDDISDSLRQAGGKLNFDELRQDLKGKGHTDAEIQAIFAKYDHDGDQELTEHEHQQMRDDLEKEREDLDLERNSLTRPSSGRSFPRTQEDSEEDDDEDSGHSSRRRGSSSGGVSYEEFQVLVRRVDRMEHSIGSIVSKIDAVIVKLETMERAKLKRRDVLGRLLDGVMEDERLGRDTDAHREQMERLVREELERWESDDMASQVSHPQLATGVGPRPRPSSSLSTDGLDTSTNGSGHV